Proteins encoded within one genomic window of Brachybacterium muris:
- a CDS encoding aldehyde dehydrogenase family protein: protein MSTDAHQAAPSALDAVRRGEILADVAALRDSFDAGTTRSVEARIAQLDALARGLRAERPRLLEALELDLGKSRTESLITELGVVAQEIAHVRKNLRGWLRPERFGPGLLLAPSSGQIRREPLGTTLIISPWNYPVNLALAPLIGAIAGGNTAILKPSEVAPATSAALAHLVRAHLDPAWVRVVEGAVEETALLIEQRFDLIFYTGNGAVGRIVARAAAEHLTPTVLELGGKSPVFVDAGTDLAATARRIVWGKFTNAGQTCVAPDYLMAERSTLDALVPHLKDAVASMYGRTPQRSRDYGRMVNQKHFDRVFALIDDDKAVLGGTAGADRANRYLPPTILDGVDWDDPVMGEEIFGPVLPLLEVSGPDKAIARINSGEKPLTAYVFSPRPDVEERFIAETSSGSLALSHTLAHLGSQTMPFGGVGESGMGKYHGRASLEVFTHAKPVVKKPLRPDTLRLVTPPYRGAKRALLGQLFR, encoded by the coding sequence ATGTCCACCGATGCGCACCAGGCCGCTCCCTCCGCCCTCGACGCCGTCCGACGGGGCGAGATCCTCGCCGACGTCGCCGCGCTGCGGGACTCCTTCGACGCCGGCACTACCCGGTCGGTCGAGGCGCGGATCGCGCAGCTTGACGCCCTCGCCCGCGGCCTCCGCGCCGAGCGTCCCCGCCTGCTGGAGGCCCTCGAGCTGGACCTTGGCAAGTCCCGCACCGAGTCGCTGATCACCGAGCTCGGTGTTGTCGCCCAGGAGATCGCGCATGTGCGCAAGAACCTCCGTGGGTGGCTGCGACCGGAGCGCTTCGGACCCGGCCTGCTGCTCGCGCCCTCCAGCGGACAGATCCGCCGCGAGCCTCTCGGGACCACGCTGATCATCTCCCCGTGGAACTACCCCGTGAACCTCGCGCTCGCCCCGCTGATCGGCGCGATCGCCGGCGGGAACACCGCGATCCTCAAGCCCAGCGAGGTCGCCCCCGCCACCTCCGCCGCGCTCGCGCACCTCGTCCGCGCCCACCTCGACCCGGCCTGGGTGAGGGTCGTCGAGGGCGCGGTCGAGGAGACCGCGCTCCTGATCGAGCAGCGCTTCGACCTGATCTTCTACACCGGAAACGGCGCTGTGGGGCGGATCGTCGCCCGCGCAGCGGCCGAGCACCTCACCCCCACCGTGCTTGAGCTCGGCGGGAAGTCGCCGGTGTTCGTCGACGCGGGCACCGACCTCGCGGCCACTGCTCGTCGCATCGTGTGGGGGAAGTTCACCAATGCCGGGCAGACCTGCGTCGCCCCCGACTACCTCATGGCCGAGCGCTCCACCCTCGACGCCCTCGTGCCCCATCTGAAGGACGCGGTCGCCTCGATGTACGGTCGCACTCCTCAACGCAGTCGCGACTACGGCCGGATGGTCAACCAGAAGCACTTCGACCGCGTGTTCGCCCTGATCGACGACGACAAGGCCGTGCTCGGCGGCACCGCTGGCGCCGACCGCGCCAATCGCTACCTCCCGCCAACGATCCTCGACGGCGTGGACTGGGACGATCCGGTGATGGGGGAGGAGATCTTCGGCCCCGTGCTCCCGCTGCTCGAAGTCTCCGGGCCCGACAAGGCGATCGCCCGCATCAACAGTGGCGAGAAACCGTTGACCGCCTACGTATTCAGCCCTCGCCCCGACGTCGAGGAGCGGTTCATCGCCGAGACCTCTTCCGGTTCCCTCGCTCTCAGCCACACCCTCGCCCACCTCGGCTCCCAGACCATGCCCTTCGGCGGGGTGGGGGAGTCCGGCATGGGGAAGTACCACGGCCGTGCGAGCCTCGAGGTGTTCACCCACGCCAAGCCTGTCGTGAAGAAGCCGCTGCGCCCCGACACGCTTCGGCTGGTCACCCCGCCGTACCGCGGGGCGAAGCGGGCTCTGCTCGGACAGTTGTTCCGTTGA
- a CDS encoding ATP-grasp domain-containing protein, translating into MPTPRTVTGDDEAGIAEIPAASESLVVKHRLGSGSSGLALVPADGVRAAIDAAIDSAPAPADGSAPSGQDVVVQPCLPGLEHGVDIVGDLREPGELRAVLARRKVRMRAGETDKAASVDPAPFVANAEKIARAQLTGLIDTDMFLAEGGEPSVIDINPRFGGGYPFVHLAGADVPRYYLARALGLEIDEDWREYAPGVISAKHESVRVTSTEA; encoded by the coding sequence ATGCCCACCCCGCGCACCGTCACCGGCGACGACGAGGCCGGCATCGCCGAGATCCCCGCCGCCTCCGAGAGCCTCGTGGTCAAGCACCGCCTCGGCAGCGGCTCCTCCGGGCTCGCGCTGGTCCCGGCCGACGGGGTCCGCGCCGCGATCGACGCAGCGATCGACTCCGCCCCCGCCCCGGCCGACGGCTCAGCCCCCAGCGGCCAGGATGTCGTGGTCCAGCCCTGTCTGCCCGGGCTCGAGCACGGCGTGGACATCGTGGGTGATCTGCGCGAGCCCGGCGAGCTGCGGGCCGTGCTCGCCCGCCGCAAGGTGCGCATGCGCGCCGGCGAGACCGACAAGGCCGCCTCCGTGGATCCCGCACCCTTCGTCGCCAACGCCGAGAAGATCGCCCGCGCGCAGCTCACCGGACTCATCGACACGGACATGTTCCTCGCCGAGGGCGGCGAGCCCTCCGTCATCGACATCAACCCCCGCTTCGGCGGCGGCTACCCCTTCGTGCACCTCGCCGGGGCCGACGTCCCCCGCTACTACCTCGCCCGTGCGCTCGGCCTCGAGATCGACGAGGACTGGCGGGAGTACGCCCCCGGCGTCATCTCCGCCAAGCACGAGAGCGTGCGCGTGACCTCGACGGAGGCTTGA
- the istA gene encoding IS21 family transposase: protein MVRKIRAKLVLQLRAEGLSGRAISSSQGMSRKSVRAVFEAADAAGIGWGDIADVADEQVYARLFPGRGEHESVFAQPDWEQVHREMARVGVTLKLLHGEYFDATTAAGDPAMGYDRFCRTYQHHVMVTGAASRVGHKAGQSVEVDWSGPTMELADPVTGEVSKVFLFVACLPFSRYAFCFPALDMRQESWLRAHVAMFEALGGTVPRIVPDNLKTGVVKHPREGEIVLNDAYREMAAHYSAAVLPGRVRKPKDKASVENTVAHVATWVIAGLRDQRFTSLPELAAAIGQRMEAYNAEPFQKRPGSRASVFDAEERPLLTPLPAVPYEISTWHYGRRVGRNGHVTFARNFYSAPFAHIGAKVDLRITARTLEIYQGSQRLTSHLLLPETASNEYRTNDADLPAGERFQAWDAQRVRAWADRVGPATVIVIQRIFESVPIVEQGLDPALAVLRLSRRFSVDRVEAACALALTGRVRSPRYAHLHPILATGQDKVAALRPPREEPAEDGGYVRGADYYAGGVR from the coding sequence ATGGTACGGAAGATCAGGGCGAAGCTGGTGCTCCAGCTGCGCGCAGAAGGTCTGTCGGGGCGAGCGATTTCGTCCTCGCAGGGCATGTCCCGCAAGTCCGTGAGGGCGGTGTTCGAGGCCGCTGACGCTGCAGGGATCGGGTGGGGCGATATCGCGGACGTCGCCGATGAGCAGGTGTATGCCCGGTTGTTCCCGGGCCGGGGCGAGCACGAGAGCGTGTTCGCACAGCCGGACTGGGAACAGGTCCATCGAGAGATGGCCAGGGTCGGCGTGACGCTGAAGCTGTTGCACGGCGAGTACTTCGACGCGACCACGGCGGCTGGGGATCCGGCGATGGGGTATGACCGGTTTTGCCGCACCTACCAGCACCACGTCATGGTCACCGGTGCCGCTTCGAGAGTCGGTCACAAGGCCGGCCAGAGCGTGGAGGTCGACTGGTCCGGCCCCACGATGGAGCTGGCCGATCCGGTCACCGGCGAGGTCTCGAAGGTGTTCTTGTTCGTTGCCTGCCTGCCTTTTTCTCGTTACGCGTTCTGCTTCCCGGCGCTGGATATGCGCCAGGAGTCCTGGCTGCGAGCGCACGTAGCGATGTTCGAGGCGCTGGGCGGGACGGTCCCGAGGATCGTTCCGGACAACCTCAAGACCGGTGTGGTGAAGCACCCCCGCGAGGGCGAGATCGTCCTGAACGATGCGTATCGCGAGATGGCAGCGCATTACTCGGCGGCGGTGCTCCCGGGGAGGGTGCGGAAACCGAAAGACAAGGCGAGCGTGGAGAACACCGTCGCGCACGTCGCGACCTGGGTCATCGCCGGGCTGCGGGATCAGCGATTCACGTCCCTGCCCGAACTTGCAGCCGCCATCGGGCAGCGGATGGAGGCCTATAACGCGGAGCCGTTCCAGAAGCGGCCCGGATCCCGCGCCAGCGTGTTCGACGCGGAGGAGCGGCCGCTGCTGACGCCGCTGCCGGCGGTGCCCTACGAGATCTCGACATGGCACTACGGACGACGAGTGGGCAGGAACGGGCACGTCACGTTCGCGCGGAACTTCTACTCCGCGCCGTTCGCGCACATCGGCGCGAAGGTCGATCTGCGCATCACGGCCCGGACGCTGGAGATCTATCAGGGCAGCCAGCGACTGACCAGTCACCTGCTGCTCCCGGAGACCGCGAGCAATGAGTACCGCACCAACGACGCGGACCTACCTGCGGGCGAGCGTTTCCAGGCCTGGGACGCGCAGAGGGTGCGGGCGTGGGCAGATCGGGTCGGGCCGGCCACGGTGATCGTGATCCAGCGGATCTTCGAGTCCGTGCCGATCGTGGAACAGGGCCTGGATCCCGCGTTGGCGGTGCTACGGCTCTCTCGCCGCTTCTCCGTAGATCGGGTCGAGGCGGCCTGCGCACTCGCGCTGACGGGACGGGTCCGTTCACCGCGCTATGCGCATCTGCACCCGATCTTGGCCACCGGGCAGGACAAGGTCGCCGCCCTGCGTCCACCCCGCGAGGAACCCGCGGAAGACGGCGGATACGTCCGTGGCGCCGACTACTACGCCGGAGGTGTCCGGTGA
- a CDS encoding ATP-binding protein: MSVIDNDTKRKLREMGATALLDAIDAQDEAHVLGMSFQERLQLIVDEAHSIFNHGKVEGLIRRAGLRYPGADLRRLDLVEERGLNRNVIAQLATCSFIQRQQNVVFQGFTGSGKSYLGCALAKQACQHRLRAHYIRMPDLEEAWALAKDKPQGQTKFLRKYSTFSLLVIDEWLLDHPDEGMRSMLLELLERRYDTGSTVFCTQYPKKDWHARLGGAVHADAIMDRIVHNTIWIDTGDRNMREHTALPQ; this comes from the coding sequence GTGAGCGTGATCGATAACGACACGAAGCGGAAGCTGCGCGAGATGGGCGCGACCGCGCTGCTGGACGCGATCGATGCCCAGGATGAGGCTCACGTGCTGGGGATGTCGTTCCAGGAACGGCTCCAGCTGATCGTGGACGAGGCGCATTCCATCTTCAATCATGGAAAGGTCGAGGGTCTGATCCGCCGGGCGGGGCTGCGTTATCCCGGAGCGGACCTGCGGCGGCTGGATCTGGTCGAGGAACGGGGACTGAACCGGAACGTGATCGCGCAACTGGCAACCTGCTCCTTCATCCAGCGGCAACAGAACGTGGTCTTCCAGGGCTTCACCGGCTCAGGGAAGTCCTACCTCGGCTGCGCGCTGGCGAAGCAGGCCTGCCAGCACCGGCTCCGAGCCCACTACATCCGAATGCCCGACCTCGAAGAGGCCTGGGCCCTGGCAAAGGACAAGCCGCAGGGCCAGACGAAGTTCCTGCGGAAGTACTCCACGTTCTCGCTGCTGGTGATCGACGAGTGGCTGCTGGACCATCCTGACGAGGGAATGCGTTCGATGCTGCTGGAACTGCTCGAGCGCCGCTATGACACCGGCTCGACCGTGTTCTGCACCCAGTACCCGAAGAAGGACTGGCACGCCCGGCTCGGTGGAGCAGTCCACGCCGATGCGATCATGGACCGCATCGTGCACAACACAATCTGGATCGACACCGGCGACAGGAACATGCGAGAACACACCGCACTGCCCCAGTGA
- a CDS encoding IS3 family transposase (programmed frameshift), with amino-acid sequence MVVVMSKRKRYTPEYRREAAALVLDTDRPIAHVAEEIDVGAQLLGRWVQQERERRGPAPGPEVPLAADEREELKRLRRRVHELETDNEFLGKAAGLLRVEATSAERFELMDAEKANFEITRMARLLGVTRQGYYAWQRRRQHGPGSRAQRRTVIDQAVREQFRASDDVYGAPRITRELAAKGVVVDRKTVAASMRRQGLEGISPSMFTPVTTIQDPAARGFADHAQRQWDQGRLDAIWISDITYLRTGEGWLYLAAVRDGHSRRVLGWAMDECQDAGLVDRALRMARTLRRDVPDDLVFHADRGTQYTSKTLFETCEELGIRQSMGRTGVCWDNAMAESFWATLKTEFYDRRSWPTRAEARREVARWIEIVFNRRRLHSSLDYTSPVAFENAIKRDQAETEVHADQAQAA; translated from the exons ATGGTTGTCGTCATGAGCAAGCGGAAGAGGTACACGCCGGAGTACCGCCGAGAGGCAGCAGCTCTGGTGCTGGATACGGACCGGCCGATCGCGCATGTGGCTGAGGAGATCGACGTGGGTGCGCAGTTGCTGGGTCGCTGGGTCCAGCAAGAACGCGAGCGCCGGGGCCCGGCTCCGGGCCCGGAAGTGCCGTTGGCGGCCGACGAGCGGGAAGAGTTGAAGCGTCTGCGGCGGCGGGTCCATGAGCTGGAGACGGACAATGAGTTCCTGGGAAAAGCAGCCG GCCTTCTTCGCGTCGAAGCCACCTCGGCGGAACGGTTCGAGCTGATGGACGCGGAGAAGGCGAACTTCGAGATCACCCGCATGGCGCGGCTTCTGGGTGTGACTCGGCAGGGCTACTACGCCTGGCAGCGCCGTCGCCAGCATGGCCCCGGGTCGAGGGCTCAGCGGCGGACGGTGATCGATCAGGCCGTGCGCGAGCAGTTCCGGGCCTCCGACGATGTCTACGGGGCCCCGCGGATCACCCGTGAGCTCGCCGCCAAGGGCGTGGTGGTCGACCGGAAGACGGTCGCCGCGTCCATGCGTCGTCAGGGACTGGAGGGCATCAGCCCGAGCATGTTCACCCCGGTGACGACGATCCAAGATCCCGCCGCCCGAGGCTTCGCGGATCACGCCCAGCGGCAATGGGACCAGGGACGCCTCGATGCCATCTGGATCAGCGACATCACGTATCTGCGAACCGGCGAGGGCTGGCTCTACCTCGCCGCGGTCCGTGACGGGCACTCCCGGCGCGTGCTGGGCTGGGCGATGGACGAGTGTCAGGACGCCGGTCTCGTCGACCGCGCGCTGCGGATGGCACGAACCCTGCGCAGGGATGTCCCAGATGACCTTGTGTTTCATGCTGATCGCGGCACCCAGTACACGTCAAAGACCCTGTTCGAGACCTGCGAGGAGCTGGGGATCCGCCAGTCCATGGGACGGACCGGGGTGTGCTGGGACAACGCGATGGCCGAGTCGTTCTGGGCCACGCTGAAGACTGAGTTCTACGACCGGCGCTCTTGGCCGACCCGGGCCGAAGCGCGTCGCGAGGTCGCTCGCTGGATCGAGATCGTCTTCAACCGTCGCCGGCTGCACTCCAGCCTCGACTACACCAGCCCGGTCGCGTTCGAGAATGCCATCAAGCGCGACCAGGCCGAGACCGAAGTACACGCAGATCAGGCTCAAGCAGCTTGA
- a CDS encoding low molecular weight phosphatase family protein, with product MASLPFSILMVCTGNVCRSPFAEALLRRRLAGSDVVGVEVRSRGTMALVGAPVAAEMLPEFARFGLSPDGLAGAQLDQAAAVRADLIVTMSKRQRAWIIEEWPAVGLRTVMLTSTGALADSGASADSPPGVGAGAHRAGIRAWARSGAQLSAADVLDPYGRSPEVARRSADVIAGHVAELSRWLGTGDT from the coding sequence ATGGCCTCCTTGCCCTTCTCGATCCTCATGGTGTGCACCGGCAACGTGTGCCGGTCACCGTTCGCCGAAGCACTGCTGAGACGCCGACTTGCAGGGAGCGACGTGGTGGGAGTCGAGGTGCGCTCCAGGGGGACGATGGCGCTGGTAGGAGCGCCGGTGGCCGCCGAGATGCTGCCGGAGTTCGCACGGTTCGGCCTCTCGCCCGACGGGCTGGCCGGGGCGCAGCTGGATCAGGCTGCCGCGGTGCGTGCCGATCTGATCGTGACGATGAGCAAGCGGCAGCGGGCGTGGATCATCGAGGAATGGCCCGCGGTAGGGCTGCGCACGGTGATGCTCACCTCCACGGGTGCGCTGGCTGACTCCGGCGCGTCAGCGGACTCACCCCCCGGCGTGGGCGCAGGAGCGCATCGGGCCGGGATCCGCGCCTGGGCGCGGTCGGGTGCGCAGCTTTCGGCCGCCGACGTGCTGGATCCCTACGGCCGCTCCCCCGAGGTGGCGCGCCGATCGGCCGACGTGATCGCGGGGCACGTCGCAGAGCTCAGCCGGTGGCTGGGCACGGGTGACACCTGA
- a CDS encoding MFS transporter, which yields MALVAVSVINVALTAIGESLDATSGGLQWVISGYALAFGMLLVPAGRAGDATGRRRMLVIGIGIFTLGSLLSGFAPSVEILNVSRILQGIGSGLLNPQTVGLIQQHFRGQDRARAFALLATTVAVATAVGPVIGGLLIQILGPDQGWRWMFFMNVPIGILAIAGAFRYLPDDRAARTGKRADLDPVGTILLSIAILLIMLPFLERGVSTLVWLAFPLGLVLVGAWWAWEQRYKHKGRPPMVDPAIFSNKAFRNGILIVSVYFVGSTSIWIIVPLYLQMHLDHTAFEASLLGLPSALAAAVSSQIAGRYVLTLGRRMVIIGFAVAFVGLLGTALLAGPVESGAVSFWMLALPLTLMGLSNGMTISPNQTLTLNSVDPRYGGVAGGILQLGQRVGAALGTAMIPGIIFSLTESGTEWLEAFTIALVFIMVLTLAAMGVSVLDRAREKSQPGAT from the coding sequence ATGGCGCTCGTGGCCGTGAGCGTCATCAACGTGGCGCTGACCGCCATCGGCGAGAGCCTGGACGCGACCTCCGGCGGCCTGCAGTGGGTGATCTCCGGGTACGCCCTCGCCTTCGGCATGCTGCTAGTGCCGGCCGGGCGCGCGGGCGATGCCACCGGCAGGCGCCGCATGCTCGTGATCGGCATCGGGATCTTCACCCTGGGCTCCCTGCTCTCCGGCTTCGCGCCCAGTGTGGAGATCCTCAACGTCTCCCGCATTCTGCAGGGCATCGGCTCCGGCCTGCTGAATCCGCAGACGGTGGGCCTGATCCAGCAGCACTTCCGCGGCCAGGACCGCGCCCGCGCCTTCGCGCTGCTGGCCACCACCGTGGCCGTCGCCACCGCCGTGGGACCTGTGATCGGCGGCCTGCTGATCCAGATCCTCGGCCCCGACCAGGGCTGGCGCTGGATGTTCTTCATGAACGTGCCCATCGGCATCCTCGCCATCGCCGGGGCCTTCCGCTACCTGCCCGACGACCGTGCCGCCCGCACCGGCAAGCGCGCCGACCTCGACCCCGTCGGCACGATCCTGCTGTCCATCGCGATCCTGCTGATCATGCTGCCGTTCCTGGAACGCGGCGTGAGCACCCTGGTGTGGCTCGCATTCCCCCTGGGCCTGGTGCTGGTGGGTGCCTGGTGGGCCTGGGAGCAGCGCTACAAGCACAAGGGCCGACCCCCGATGGTGGACCCCGCCATCTTCTCCAACAAGGCCTTCCGCAACGGCATCCTCATCGTCTCGGTGTACTTCGTGGGCTCCACCAGCATCTGGATCATCGTGCCGCTGTACCTGCAGATGCACCTCGACCACACCGCCTTCGAGGCATCCCTGCTGGGCCTGCCCTCCGCTCTCGCCGCCGCCGTCTCCTCCCAGATCGCCGGCCGCTACGTGCTCACCCTGGGCCGCCGCATGGTGATCATCGGCTTCGCCGTCGCCTTCGTGGGCCTGCTGGGCACCGCCCTGCTGGCCGGACCCGTCGAATCCGGTGCCGTCAGCTTCTGGATGCTCGCTCTGCCGCTGACCCTGATGGGCCTCAGCAACGGCATGACCATCTCCCCGAACCAGACCCTCACCCTGAACTCCGTGGACCCCCGCTACGGCGGCGTCGCCGGCGGCATCCTGCAGCTGGGCCAGCGCGTTGGCGCGGCACTGGGCACCGCGATGATCCCCGGCATCATCTTCTCCCTCACCGAGTCCGGCACCGAATGGCTCGAGGCCTTCACCATCGCCCTGGTGTTCATCATGGTGCTCACCCTGGCCGCGATGGGTGTGAGCGTCCTTGACCGAGCGCGGGAGAAGTCCCAGCCCGGAGCGACATGA